A window from Drosophila kikkawai strain 14028-0561.14 chromosome 2L, DkikHiC1v2, whole genome shotgun sequence encodes these proteins:
- the LOC138928410 gene encoding uncharacterized protein translates to MTYCIQIWGTASDSNVMKVQRVQNRALRTITNAPWFARNADIANDLKMLPVREQINRHSSRYNERLLAHTNHLAASLAIPMSRRRLKRRHPGYKKHLQGKRYRTNEEVIADTEAYSEGKSSAFYKNGIERLENRWLSVQPWKANLHGPSFRTWPHLGKKGRRPRIWPSSNPSAAAASKGALGTEKERYNSHQASARGNPCAPRDPKKGAGAMSKAKPTGRDDETQALAIARAEEELLLSFQRSKQKVHHSPPAGSNETHPMSAPPKMHAPIFTFDEEEEEVATPKRCRDAASPDGKQTGANKKQRVEANTAVLVERLGAMLDEMVTKFTDTKGNNKKVVRHVTQGTIDAMIAMKKLQLDISASLAGGHTKGSTACASQQTTPTLSGTAPSATPASSRVTTAWQQVKHKPKPKAPHAMAESRAQKEEQAPRTMKPRKQRSDAILIKCSEGSYADMLRIVKTEPSLQGLKEDVQGLRRTANGGLLVRMQKSLDPSTQQLQAALKTAISGKAEVTVMQETVQVEIRDLDDLTSGEEVTMALFAGEDCDIPSDTAPRMRKAFGGTQIATVSLRPEHARRLLEKGKIRIGWVVCRIREKLEPRRCYKCMGFGHTSARCRASEATAKATQEACFKCGGTGHKHYTCQGKPRCILCTRGGKTARDAEHATLSRICPESAQDLLTQTVSEQNIDVAILSEPYRPKPEGVWQQSTNGGAAIWSCGQPPCHLAQRATRPGYARAKFQGTTIYSCYLAPSLHTDEFREIVQEIAQDARGRSPVIIAGDFNAWSTAWGSTRTTQRGTIILDAFSTLDVCLLNDGRRCTFSKSGRESYIDLTFASPELTRNSYWEVTHLLTYSDHAAIVFQTRQNQLHQTSRETAYRVHTLNSEVLLSCMDANTITGEANTCADVISARIKAACDAAMEKSTKGGGRRPVPWWNQEIASARSKCLAARRKCQRSRGRTTQELYESRYREMKKALKVAIRTSKHKCFQELCDAADKEPFGSAYKMVTGKLTRQPTPTSQQHLGTIVDTLFPPQPPLRLPSVAAGEPIPTCEEEVLSALTSCQASKAPGPDGIPNAALHAIVKAYPKLFVQLYNTCIAEKTFPRAWKQQRLVLIPKPGKLNDDPSSFRPLCMLNTIGKIFERIIGNKLEREIEERGALSTHQHGFRKKRSTIDAIREVTQLAEKAIEGERWQGGSKKYCLVCTLDVKNAFNSANWSLILQALQRGGISGYIIQLIADYFKDRVLLYSSDAGKQIHHVTGGVPQGSVLGPLLWNVMYDDILRLPLPEGCSVIGFADDIALVTVEKHLSDVSTKCSHAIDILMSWLADNGLSLAEQKTEAVLISSRKIVEKVNFRVGSTTIESSPTVKYLGVLIDHRLNYKCHLEYAAAKASKATAAISRMMANTRGPRQHSRRLISTVVTSTLLYAAPIWSEAMLVASYSRQCRTVYRRCALRISSCFCTVSEEAALVVAGSIPIDLLAAERRTGNSGSRTQRSTTVARWQARWDNASTGRWTHRLIPDLDQWIHRRHGQVDFYTTQLITGHGCFKAYLHRFKHEADPSCDYCGGASVADAEHAFFECPLFRAEREAAEATTNRRLTPETIIGCMLETPSNWDAVTDMAATVMRELRRREQTRRTEGLR, encoded by the exons CTGGAAGGCCAATCTACACGGTCCCAGTTTCCGCACCTGGCcccatttgggaaaaaaaGGCAGAAGGCCGCGGATCTGGCCATCATCCAACCCCTCCGCTGCGGCGGCCTCAAAAGGGGCTCTGGGGACCGAGAAGGAGCGGTATAACTCCCATCAAGCATCCGCTCGGGGAAATCCCTGTGCACCGAGGGATCCCAAAAAAGGAGCAGGTGCGATGAGCAAGGCTAAGCCAACAGGCCGGGACGATGAGACCCAGGCCCTAGCGATAGCGAGAGCCGAGGAGGAGCTCCTGCTAAGCTTCCAAAGGTCGAAGCAAAAGGTGCACCACTCGCCACCCGCGGGCAGCAACGAGACGCACCCGATGTCAGCGCCGCCGAAAATGCATGCGCCGATATTCACCTTCGACGAAGAGGAGGAAGAGGTGGCCACTCCCAAGAGATGCCGGGATGCAGCGAGTCCAGATGGAAAGCAAACGGGGGCCAACAAGAAGCAAAGGGTCGAAGCAAACACGGCCGTTCTAGTGGAGAGACTGGGCGCAATGCTGGACGAAATGGTGACCAAGTTCACCGACAcgaaaggcaacaacaagaaggtGGTCCGCCACGTTACGCAGGGGACGATCGACGCGATGATCGCTATGAAGAAGCTGCAGCTTGACATCAGCGCGTCATTGGCCGGCGGCCACACCAAGGGCTCCACGGCTTGCGCAAGCCAGCAGACCACCCCCACGCTGTCTGGCACGGCCCCTAGTGCTACACCCGCGAGCAGCCGTGTAACTACGGCATGGCAGCAGGTCAAGCACAAGCCAAAGCCCAAAGCACCCCACGCAATGGCGGAGAGCAGAGCCCAAAAAGAGGAGCAGGCCCCTCGCACCATGAAGCCCAGGAAGCAGCGCTCCGATGCCATCCTGATTAAGTGCAGTGAAGGATCCTATGCAGACATGCTGAGGATTGTTAAGACGGAGCCCTCACTCCAAGGACTCAAGGAAGACGTGCAAGGCCTGCGAAGGACTGCCAATGGCGGACTCCTTGTACGGATGCAGAAGTCCCTCGACCCATCCACACAGCAGCTGCAAGCGGCCCTCAAAACGGCCATCTCCGGCAAGGCGGAGGTGACCGTCATGCAGGAGACGGTCCAGGTGGAGATCCGTGATCTTGATGACTTGACCAGCGGGGAGGAGGTCACAATGGCACTATTTGCGGGAGAGGACTGCGACATCCCAAGCGACACTGCGCCCAGAATGCGGAAAGCGTTTGGAGGAACGCAAATTGCGACGGTAAGCCTGAGACCCGAGCACGCGCGGAGACTGCTCGAGAAGGGCAAGATCCGAATTGGATGGGTAGTATGCCGCATCCGGGAGAAATTGGAGCCGAGGCGCTGCTATAAATGCATGGGCTTCGGTCACACCTCGGCAAGATGCCGCGCTTCTGAAGCTACGGCCAAAGCCACACAGGAAGCATGTTTTAAATGTGGAGGCACCGGCCACAAGCACTATACGTGCCAGGGCAAGCCCAGATGCATTCTATGCACGCGAGGTGGCAAGACTGCGAGAGACGCAGAGCACGCGACCCTGAGCAGGATCTGCCCCGA ATCAGCCCAAGATCTACTGACCCAGACGGTCAGCGAGCAGAACATCGACGTCGCTATACTGAGCGAGCCCTACCGGCCAAAACCAGAAGGAGTCTGGCAACAAAGCACCAATGGCGGCGCAGCCATTTGGAGCTGCGGGCAGCCCCCGTGCCACCTAGCGCAGAGGGCGACGAGGCCTGGCTATGCCAGGGCTAAGTTTCAAGGGACAACCATATACAGTTGCTACCTAGCCCCGAGCTTGCACACAGACGAGTTCAGGGAGATAGTGCAAGAGATCGCCCAAGATGCTCGCGGACGATCACCGGTGATAATCGCTGGAGACTTTAATGCATGGTCCACAGCCTGGGGGAGTACGAGAACGACCCAGCGCGGAACTATCATCCTTGACGCCTTTTCCACCCTGGATGTCTGCCTACTAAATGATGGAAGAAGATGCACATTTAGCAAGTCAGGTCGTGAGTCATACATTGACCTGACCTTCGCCAGTCCAGAGCTCACCAGGAACAGCTACTGGGAAGTCACCCACCTGCTCACCTATAGCGATCACGCGGCAATCGTCTTCCAAACGAGACAAAATCAGCTTCACCAAACCAGCCGGGAAACTGCCTACAGGGTACACACCCTAAACTCCGAGGTGCTCCTAAGCTGCATGGATGCCAACACCATTACAGGCGAGGCAAACACCTGCGCGGATGTCATATCCGCCAGGATCAAGGCAGCCTGCGACGCGGCAATGGAGAAATCCACCAAGGGAGGCGGAAGGCgaccagtcccctggtggaaccAGGAAATAGCTTCAGCCAGAAGCAAATGTCTCGCTGCAAGGCGGAAATGCCAAAGAAGCCGAGGACGCACCACGCAGGAGCTGTACGAGTCACGGTACAGGGAAATGAAAAAGGCCCTCAAGGTGGCGATCAGGACCAGCAAGCACAAGTGTTTCCAGGAGCTTTGCGATGCGGCTGACAAAGAACCGTTTGGCTCAGCCTACAAAATGGTTACGGGTAAGCTAACCAGGCAGCCGACTCCAACCTCCCAGCAGCATCTGGGAACAATAGTTGACACGCTGTTCCCGCCACAGCCGCCACTAAGACTACCCAGCGTGGCTGCGGGCGAACCGATCCCCACCTGCGAAGAGGAAGTCCTTAGCGCGCTGACAAGCTGCCAAGCATCTAAGGCCCCCGGACCAGATGGCATTCCCAATGCAGCTCTGCATGCCATAGTGAAGGCTTACCCGAAGCTATTTGTGCAGCTGTATAACACATGCATTGCTGAGAAAACCTTCCCAAGAGCTTGGAAGCAGCAGAGACTCGTGCTCATCCCGAAGCCTGGCAAGCTGAACGACGACCCGTCCTCATTTCGGCCCCTATGCATGCTGAATACGATTGGCAAAATATTCGAGCGCATCATAGGCAACAAACTAGAGAGGGAAATCGAGGAGCGCGGTGCCCTATCAACCCATCAGCACGGTTTCCGCAAGAAGCGAAGCACCATTGATGCGATCCGCGAGGTAACACAGCTTGCGGAAAAGGCCattgaaggcgaaagatggcaaGGAGGCTCCAAGAAGTACTGCCTCGTATGCACCTTGGACGTCAAAAACGCGTTCAACTCTGCAAATTGGAGTCTAATCCTCCAAGCACTCCAGCGTGGCGGCATATCTGGCTACATTATCCAGCTGATTGCCGATTACTTCAAGGACCGCGTCCTGCTATACAGCTCCGACGCCGGAAAACAGATACATCACGTGACAGGAGGCGTACCCCAAGGCTCAGTCCTCGGGCCACTTctgtggaacgtcatgtatgacgACATACTGAGGCTGCCACTACCCGAAGGTTGCTCTGTAATTGGCTTTGCAGACGATATCGCGCTTGTCACGGTGGAGAAACACCTATCAGACGTCTCTACTAAATGTAGCCATGCGATAGACATTCTGATGTCGTGGCTAGCAGACAACGGTCTCTCCCTTGCCGAGCAGAAAACGGAGGCCGTACTTATCAGTAGCCGAAAGATTGTCGAGAAGGTGAACTTCCGGGTCGGCTCGACCACCATCGAGTCAAGCCCGACGGTTAAATACCTTGGGGTCCTGATCGACCACAGGCTCAACTACAAGTGTCACTtggagtacgcagcggccaaggcgtccaaggccactgccgccatctcgaggatgatggccaacacgcGCGGTCCTAGGCAGCACAGTAGACGGCTGATATCAACAGTCGTGACGTCAACTCTACTCTACGCCGCACCGATATGGTCGGAGGCCATGCTGGTTGCGAGCTACAGCCGCCAATGCAGGACGGTGTATCGACGCTGCGCGCTGCGCAtctccagctgcttctgcacggtcTCTGAAGAAGCTGCGCTGGTGGTAGCCGGATCGATCCCTATCGACCTGCTGGCAGCGGAACGCAGGACCGGTAACTCGGGCAGCAGAACCCAGAGGAGCACCACTGTCGCAAGGTGGCAGGCGAGGTGGGATAACGCGAGCACTGGACGCTGGACACATCGGCTCATCCCCGATCTGGATCAGTGGATACACAGACGTCACGGGCAAGTAGACTTCTACACAACGCAGCTGATCACGGGCCACGGATGCTTCAAGGCCTATCTTCACAGATTTAAGCACGAGGCCGACCCATCCTGCGACTATTGCGGCGGTGCATCCGTTGCGGATGCAGAACACGCCTTCTTCGAGTGTCCGCTTTTCCGCGCGGAAAGAGAGGCAGCAGAGGCAACAACCAACCGTCGCCTTACACCCGAGACCATAATTGGGTGTATGCTGGAGACCCCATCCAACTGGGATGCGGTTACGGACATGGCAGCAACCGTCATGAGGGAGCTAaggcgccgggagcagacccgACGCACTGAGGGCCTTAGATGA